The window AGTGATCTCGTGGCTCGAGCGGAGACGGGAGGAGACGGATTCGGAGTACGCGCGCGAGCGCTACGAGCAGTACTTCCGCGAGGTGCCGTGCCCGCGCTGCGGCGGCGCGCGCCTGAAGCCGGAATCGCTGAGCGTGACGGTCGGCGGCCGCAACATCCACGAGCTCACCAACTCCTGCATCGGCGAGATCGACGAGTTCCTGCGGAAGCTCGAGTTCGACGACCGCGAGACGGTGATCGCCGAGCGGGTGTTGAAGGAGATCCACGCGCGCCTCGGCTTCCTTCTGGACGTTGGCCTCGATTACCTGACGCTTGCGCGCGGCTCGGCGACGCTGGCCGGGGGAGAGGCGCAGCGGATCAGGCTCGCGACCCAGATCGGCTCGGGTCTCGTCGGTGTTCTGTACATCCTCGACGAGCCCTCCATCGGGCTGCATCAACGGGACAACCGCAGGCTGATCGACACCCTCGTCAGGCTGCGCGATCTCGGCAACACGTTGATCGTGGTCGAGCACGACGAGGACACGATCCGCGCCTCCGACCACATCGTGGATATCGGCCCAGGTGCCGGCGAGCACGGTGGCGACGTGGTCTACGCAGGTCCGTTGTCAGGGCTCCTCCGGCACAAGGGGTCTCTGACCGGCGACTACCTAGCGGGCCGGCGCAGCATCGCGGTCCCCGAGACGCGGCGGCGGGGCAACGGACAGGAGCTTGTGGTCTTGGGTGCCCGCCAGCACAACCTCAAGGACATCGACGTCACCATCCCGCTCGGCTGTTTCGTGGCGGTCACGGGCGTGTCGGGGTCGGGGAAGTCGACGCTGGTGAACGATGTGGTCTACCGCTCTGTGCACCAGATGCTGAACCGCAACGCACGGCTCGTCGCGGGGAAGCACCGGACGATCCAGGGCCTCGAGAACGTCGACAAGGTGATCGACATCGACCAGTCGCCGATCGGGCGGACCCCGCGCTCGAACGCGGCGACGTATACCGGGGTCTTCGACCACATCCGCAAGCTGTTCGCGAAGACGCCCGACGCGAAGCGGCGCGGCTATCAGCCCGGCCGCTTCTCGTTCAACGTCCGCGGCGGACGTTGCGAGGCTTGCGCCGGCGAGGGGACGATCAAGATCGAGATGCACTTCCTCCCCGACGTCTACGTCCCGTGTGAGGTGTGCAAGGGCAGGCGTTACAACCGCGAGACGCTGGAAGTGCGCTTCAAGGGCAAGAACATCTCCGAGGTGCTCGAGATGAGCGTGGCGGAGGCGTGCGAGTTCTTCTCCGCGATCCCACCGATCGCCCGCCACATGGACACGTTGCGCGACGTCGGCCTCGGCTACATCAAGCTGGGGCAGCCGGCGCCGACCCTGAGTGGCGGCGAGGCGCAGCGCGTGAAGCTCTCGACGGAGCTCTCGAAGCGGGCTACGGGCAAGACCCTCTACATCCTCGACGAGCCCACGACCGGGCTGCACTTCGACGACGTGCACAAGCTCCTGGGCGTCTTGCATCGACTGGTCGAAGCCGGCAACACCGTGCTGGTGATCGAGCACAACCTCGACGTCATCAAGACCGCGGACTACATCATCGACCTAGGGCCCGAGGGTGGCGCCAGCGGGGGAGAGATCGTCGCCACCGGGACCCCCGAGCAAGTCGCGGCCGAGCCTCGGTCATACACGGGCCAATACCTGAAGCCCCTGCTCGTGGCGCCGGCGAAGAAGAAAGTTGCCGCGGCGCGCAAGAGCATGGCGCGCGTCACTCGGACTCGGAAAGCGGGCTAGTCGAGACTGGGCTGTGTCGGTTCGAGCGTCGTGCGTTCGACCTCGAAGTCGTTCGAGATCCCTCGGAACGTGATGTAGTCGACCGCGACCGCTTCGTCTTCGCGGAAGTAGATGACCTGGGCTTCGTAGTCTTTGTCTGTCTCGAGGGTTAGGGACTTAAGCCCCGTAGCACCGCTGCTTCCCACCGTAAGCACCAGGGTTCCTTCGACGTATTCCAGGGCTCGGCTGTGAGTGTGGCCCGCGAGGATCAGCGGTACCAAGCCGTACGACCCGCTCGCCAGTCTCTCGTCGTGCACAACGAGAACATCGGGCCGAGATAGCTCCACGGACGCGGCCACATCGGAGGCCTCGGCCAAGCGTTGCTCGTCTTTCTCTTCTGGGGTGACGCTGCTGTCGGTCGTGAAGGTTGGGTCTGCCCACCCGAGGACCAGCAGGTCACCCAGCTCCGTTGTCTCGTTCTGCAGAACGCGCACGTTGTCTACGGTGGTCAAGATGCGTAGCAGCAGCGGAGCATCGTGGTTACCCCGCACGTACAGGTACGGA of the Actinomycetota bacterium genome contains:
- the uvrA gene encoding excinuclease ABC subunit UvrA, translating into MGADGGRASDQLVIRGAREHNLKDVSLELPRDALVVFTGISGSGKSSLAFDTIYAEGQRRYVESLSAYARQFLGQMDKPDVDFIEGLSPAISIDQKSASRNPRSTVGTITEIYDYLRLLYARIGRPHCHNCGRAIARQTPEQIVDQVLGLPDGTRFQVLAPMVRGRKGEFTSMFEDLSRRGFVRARIDGEVKELSEKIRLDRYFQHDIDVVVDRLVIREGIGSRLTDSIETALKLAEGTAAIELVDDAAEDILFSQHFACNFCGISFDELAPRNFSFNSPYGACDHCDGLGTHLEVDPELVIPNPDLSIDEGAIAPWSGRSLEYFDRLLDSAGKTFKFKTDVPFRKLPKKARDIILYGSEDQQVHVRYRNRFNRIRSYWTNFEGVISWLERRREETDSEYARERYEQYFREVPCPRCGGARLKPESLSVTVGGRNIHELTNSCIGEIDEFLRKLEFDDRETVIAERVLKEIHARLGFLLDVGLDYLTLARGSATLAGGEAQRIRLATQIGSGLVGVLYILDEPSIGLHQRDNRRLIDTLVRLRDLGNTLIVVEHDEDTIRASDHIVDIGPGAGEHGGDVVYAGPLSGLLRHKGSLTGDYLAGRRSIAVPETRRRGNGQELVVLGARQHNLKDIDVTIPLGCFVAVTGVSGSGKSTLVNDVVYRSVHQMLNRNARLVAGKHRTIQGLENVDKVIDIDQSPIGRTPRSNAATYTGVFDHIRKLFAKTPDAKRRGYQPGRFSFNVRGGRCEACAGEGTIKIEMHFLPDVYVPCEVCKGRRYNRETLEVRFKGKNISEVLEMSVAEACEFFSAIPPIARHMDTLRDVGLGYIKLGQPAPTLSGGEAQRVKLSTELSKRATGKTLYILDEPTTGLHFDDVHKLLGVLHRLVEAGNTVLVIEHNLDVIKTADYIIDLGPEGGASGGEIVATGTPEQVAAEPRSYTGQYLKPLLVAPAKKKVAAARKSMARVTRTRKAG